The Pelagovum sp. HNIBRBA483 sequence TCCTCGAAGGCAGCATCGGAATCCTGCCCCGCCGGATCATGGTGCGCGATCAGGATCACTTCGCCGCGACTGCGGTTCTGAAGGACAACGAGATCGAAACGGGCTGGTGATGGATGCGGCCCTGACCGATGACAAGTTCCTCGACGGACGGCTGAATATCCTACAACCGAGAGACGGCTATCGGGCAGGTGTTGACCCTGTTTTGCTCGCGGCTGCGGTGCCGGCAAAAGCGGGGGAACACGTCTTGGAACTTGGCTGCGGCGCGGGTGTGGCGAGCCTGTGTTTGCTGTCTCGCGTTAACGGTTTGTTAGGCACCGGGATCGAGATACAGACGATTTACGCGGATTTGGCATGCCGCAACGCAGAAAGAGCGGATTTGCCGCTGGATGTGGTGACGGCTGATTTGCGGGAATTGCCGCAAAAGGTGCGGGAGAAATCATTTCACCATGTAATGATGAATCCTCCCTATTTCGACCGCGCGGCGAGTACCCCTGCACAAGATGACGGGCGCGATATCGCCTTGGGCGGCGCGACGGAAATGGCGGACTGGATTGGCGTGGCCGCGCGGCGGTTGAGGCCGCAAGGCAGCCTGACCCTGATCCAGCGGATCGAGCGATTGCCGGAAATTATTGGTCTGGTGGAGGCACGTTTCGGTTCGATTGTGATTCGGCCCATCGTGGCCCGCGAAGGGCGGGCAGCGGGGCTTTTCTTGCTACAGGCGCGAAAAGCGGGGCGCGCGGCGTTTCACCTTTCGCTGCCGCTGATCATGCATGAGGGGCCGCGCCATGAAAGGGATGGAGACGATTATACGCCGGAAATCAGGGAAATACTGCGTAATGGCGGCGCGCTTCAAATGAAAGCGGGATGAGTTGAGGAGCCGTCATCGGCAAAGTTTCGCATTTTAATATGAAGGATTGATGACAGAATAAAAAATCTGTGCTGCACTGGAGGTACATCAACAAAAGAGGAGGATTGAAATGACCCTAAGTTCGCATCTGGAGGAACTGAGGAAGAAACATCAACACCTCTCGGACGCAGTGGAAGAGGCACTGAAATCGCCATCATCTGATGATCTGGAAATCGTCAAGCTGAAGAAGCAGAAGCTCCAGATCAAGGAAGAGATCACACGGCTCAGCACCCACTAGTCGCCTGAAAAATTTGATATCACCCCGTTCCAAGGGTGCGCAGGCCGGTCAGACTGACCGGCCTTTTTATATGCCGCGAGAGCGAAAGACGGGCCAAAAAGCGGGATGCACAATCCATGCACAACTGATGCACATCCTATGCATATCGCACCCGCAGAAAAATGAACGAGTCGTTAATTTCGCCCCCACAAGATATGAAGGAGACGAAAACGGCCAGCCCCGAGGGACTGGCCGTGAAACGCGGTCATCAGAACCGGATCAGACGAAGAACTGCGCGCCGTTGGCGGAGATCGTAGAGCCGTTGATGAAGCCGGAGTCGTCGGACGCGAGGAAGGTCACGCAGCGGGCGATCTCTTCCGGCTCGCCAAGGCGACCGGCGGGAATCTGACCGATGATCGATTCGCGGACTTTCTCCGGCACGGCCATGACCATTTCGGTCGCGATGTAGCCGGGGCAGATGGCGTTGGCGGTGATACCAGCGCGGGCGCCCTCCTGTGCGAGCGACTTGACGATGCCGAGGTCGCCAGCCTTGGTCGCGGCATAGTTCACCTGCGCGAACTGGCCCTTCTGACCGTTGATCGAGGAGATGACGATCACGCGGCCGAACTTGCGCTCACGCATGCCGGGCCAGATCGGGTGGATGGTGTTGAACACGCCGGTGAGGTTGGTGTCGATCACCTGATGCCACTGTTCGGGCGTCATCTTGTGGAAGGGTGCATCGCGGGTGATGCCAGCGTTGGCGACGACGATATCAATCGGGCCAAGCTCGGCTTCGACTTTCTCGATGCCCGCTTTGGATTCGTCGTAGCTGCCCACGTTCCACTTGTAGGTTTTGATCCCCGTCTCTGCGGTGAACGCAGCGGCGGCTTCGTCATTGCCGGCATAGGTGGCGGCGACGGTGTGGCCTTCGGCTTTCAGGGCCTTGGAAATGGCGGCGCCGATGCCACGGGAGCCTCCGGTGACCAGTGCAACGCGGGACATGTCGATTCTCCTTCGAAATTCAGTGCGCAATCTTGCTACATGAGAGAACGCAGCTGCGCAACATTATTTCGCTGCGCCGCCGCATTTAAAAGGCTTGGTTTACGGGCGCTCGACGCAGAGGGCGACGCCCATGCCGCCGCCGATGCAGAGGGTGGCGAGGCCTTTCTTGGCGTCGCGGCGCTGCATTTCGAACAACAGCGTGTTGAGAACCCGGTTGCCGGATGCGCCGATCGGGTGGCCGATGGCGATGGCGCCGCCGTTGACGTTTACGATGGACGGATCCCAGCCCATGTCCTTGTTCACGGCGCAGGCTTGTGCGGCGAAGGCTTCGTTGGCTTCAACGAGGTCGAGATCGGAAGCGGACCAGCCAGCTTTTTCCAGCGCTTTCTTGGATGCGTGGATCGGGCCGACGCCCATGATCGACGGATCAAGCCCAGCGGTGGCATAAGAGGCGATGCGGGCAAGCGGTGTGATGCCGCGCTTTTCGGCCTCATCTGCGGACATCAGAAGCGTGGCGGCGGCGCCATCGTTGATGCCGGAGGCATTGCCTGCGGTGACGGTGCCGTCCTTGGTGAAGGCGGGGCGGAGCTTTTGCATGCTCTCGATCGTTGCGCCGTGGCGGATGTATTCATCCTGATCGACGGTGATCTCGGCTTTGCGGGTTTTGACGATGAAGGGGATGATTTCATCGACGAACTTACCAGCCTTTTGCGCGGCTTCGGCTTTGTTCTGGGAGGCAAGCGCAAATTCGTCCTGCTGCTCGCGGCTGATCTGCCACTGCTCGGCGACGTTCTCTGCCGTCTGGCCCATGTGGTAGCCGTTGAATGCATCCCAAAGGCCGTCACGGATCATGGTGTCGATGTATTTCATGTCGCCCATTTTGTGACCAGCGCGGAGATGCGCGGCGTGGGGCGAAAGGGTCATGTTTTCCTGACCGCCAGCGACGACGATGGAGGCATCGCCCAGCATGATGTGCTGTGCGCCGAGCATCACGGTGCGCAGGCCGGAGCCGCAGACCTGATTGATGACCCAAGCGGAGGATTCTTTCGGCAGGCCAGCGTTGATATGAGCCTGACGCGCGGGGTTCTGGCCTTGGGCGGCGGTGAGAACCTGACCAAGGATCGTTTCGCTGACTTCGGATTTGTCGATGCCGGCGCGGGCGACGACGGCCTCGATCACGGCAGCGCCGAGTTCATGCGCGGGGGTGTTGGCGAATGCACCACCGAAGCTGCCGACGGCAGTCCGTGCAGCGGAAGCGATTACAACATTGGTCATGAGGGACTCCTCTTTTCTCATGCGATCTGGACCGCAGGCGAGAGAGCCGCTGGGCGGGACTCTCCCCGCAATTGAGGGGTGTTGTAGGGGGAGCGGGCCGATATCGCAACAGAATTGTGCATATGCGGCAAATTCATGCTGCAATGCAGCATTGCGCCTAGGTCAAACCGGGCGGGTGGATGGCGGTGGCCCGAGTGACAGAAGCTTGGGCGCGCCAAAACTGTAGCCTTGCAGGTATTGCGCACCGAGGCGGGAGAGAAGGCGGGCCTGCTCCGCTGTTTCAATGCCTTGCGCGATGACCTCCATGCCGAGATGTTCAGCGACGTCGATCAGCACCTCTGCATGCACCTCCTGATCGGCGGCATCGGTGATGCCAGCGGTGATCTGGCGGTGGATTTTGACGAGGTCAAAGTCACTCGCGACGAGGCGGGGGAGATCAATAGGCGCCGTACCGAAATCATCCAGCGCGAAGGTGACGCCGCGCGGACGCAGGACAGACATGAGATCGGCAAGCAGTTCAGGCAGGGCCATTGCGGAGGCTGTGCCGACCTCGAAGATCAGGCGATGGCCGATGGCGGCGCTATCCAGAGCGGCATCGAGCGTGGCGCGCCAGTGACGGTCCCCCATAGAGCGCAGGGACATGTTCAGCGACAGAACGAGCGTCGGGTAGCGGCGGAGCGCGGCAAGACCGAGGCGCAGGGCGGCGGTA is a genomic window containing:
- a CDS encoding DUF2007 domain-containing protein, with protein sequence MKELLRTNDITVIAFAKAILDGEGIDCFELDVNMSVLEGSIGILPRRIMVRDQDHFAATAVLKDNEIETGW
- a CDS encoding tRNA1(Val) (adenine(37)-N6)-methyltransferase, yielding MDAALTDDKFLDGRLNILQPRDGYRAGVDPVLLAAAVPAKAGEHVLELGCGAGVASLCLLSRVNGLLGTGIEIQTIYADLACRNAERADLPLDVVTADLRELPQKVREKSFHHVMMNPPYFDRAASTPAQDDGRDIALGGATEMADWIGVAARRLRPQGSLTLIQRIERLPEIIGLVEARFGSIVIRPIVAREGRAAGLFLLQARKAGRAAFHLSLPLIMHEGPRHERDGDDYTPEIREILRNGGALQMKAG
- a CDS encoding YdcH family protein, with protein sequence MTLSSHLEELRKKHQHLSDAVEEALKSPSSDDLEIVKLKKQKLQIKEEITRLSTH
- the phbB gene encoding acetoacetyl-CoA reductase, which produces MSRVALVTGGSRGIGAAISKALKAEGHTVAATYAGNDEAAAAFTAETGIKTYKWNVGSYDESKAGIEKVEAELGPIDIVVANAGITRDAPFHKMTPEQWHQVIDTNLTGVFNTIHPIWPGMRERKFGRVIVISSINGQKGQFAQVNYAATKAGDLGIVKSLAQEGARAGITANAICPGYIATEMVMAVPEKVRESIIGQIPAGRLGEPEEIARCVTFLASDDSGFINGSTISANGAQFFV
- a CDS encoding acetyl-CoA C-acetyltransferase, encoding MTNVVIASAARTAVGSFGGAFANTPAHELGAAVIEAVVARAGIDKSEVSETILGQVLTAAQGQNPARQAHINAGLPKESSAWVINQVCGSGLRTVMLGAQHIMLGDASIVVAGGQENMTLSPHAAHLRAGHKMGDMKYIDTMIRDGLWDAFNGYHMGQTAENVAEQWQISREQQDEFALASQNKAEAAQKAGKFVDEIIPFIVKTRKAEITVDQDEYIRHGATIESMQKLRPAFTKDGTVTAGNASGINDGAAATLLMSADEAEKRGITPLARIASYATAGLDPSIMGVGPIHASKKALEKAGWSASDLDLVEANEAFAAQACAVNKDMGWDPSIVNVNGGAIAIGHPIGASGNRVLNTLLFEMQRRDAKKGLATLCIGGGMGVALCVERP
- a CDS encoding EAL domain-containing protein, with amino-acid sequence MSFHNPPADPLEYVAARYEGDAPSMVAAALKNGRTRLAVHPVVTARAPHHILYHEGLVRLLDPRGRVIPARFFVGSVEETALGRALDTAALRLGLAALRRYPTLVLSLNMSLRSMGDRHWRATLDAALDSAAIGHRLIFEVGTASAMALPELLADLMSVLRPRGVTFALDDFGTAPIDLPRLVASDFDLVKIHRQITAGITDAADQEVHAEVLIDVAEHLGMEVIAQGIETAEQARLLSRLGAQYLQGYSFGAPKLLSLGPPPSTRPV